Proteins encoded together in one Panthera uncia isolate 11264 chromosome A2, Puncia_PCG_1.0, whole genome shotgun sequence window:
- the CCDC51 gene encoding mitochondrial potassium channel isoform X2 has protein sequence MVARGLVREAREDLEVHQAKLKEVRDRLDRISREDIQYLELATLEHRLLQEEKRLRATYLRAEDSEREKFSLFSAAVRESHEKERTRAERTKNWSLIGSVLGALIGVAGSTYVNRVRLQELKALLLEAQKGPVSLQEAIREQASSYSLQQRDLHDLMVDLRGLVQAGSGLSSGTQAGTSPTRDRDTDVLSAALKEQLSHSRQVHSCLEGLRERLDGLEKTFSQTAEVVQLAKAAAHPGLLGPADRALPGSLLEQGSVILALSDMEQKLEAQVNRNTIYSTLVTCVTFVATLPVLYVLFRAS, from the exons ATGGTGGCTCGAGGGCTTGTACGAGAGGCTCGGGAGGACTTGGAAGTTCACCAGGCCAagctgaaggaggtgagggaccGCTTGGACCGCATCTCCAGAGAGGATATCCAGTACCTAGAACTGGCTACGCTGGAGCACCGGCTGCTGCAA GAGGAGAAGAGGCTTCGTGCAACCTATCTGCGTGCTGAAGACTCTGAGCGAGAGAagttctccctcttctctgcggCTGTGCGGGAAAGTCACGAGAAGGAGCGTACTCGAGCTGAGAGGACCAAGAACTGGTCCCTCATCGGGTCAGTTCTGGGGGCCTTGATTGGTGTGGCTGGCTCCACCTATGTGAACCGTGTGCGGCTACAGGAGCTGAAGGCCTTGCTCTTAGAGGCGCAGAAGGGGCCTGTGAGCCTCCAGGAGGCCATCCGAGAACAGGCATCCAGCTACTCCCTCCAGCAGAGGGACCTCCACGACCTCATGGTGGACCTAAGGGGCCTGGTACAAGCTGGCTCCGGGCTGAGCTCTGGGACCCAGGCAGGTACTTCCCCCACCcgagacagagacacagatgtCCTTTCAGCTGCCTTGAAAGAGCAGCTCAGCCATTCCAGGCAGGTCCATTCATGTTTAGAGGGTTTACGAGAGCGGCTTGATGGCTTGGAAAAGACTTTCAGCCAAACGGCTGAGGTGGTTCAGCTTGCGAAGGCTGCAGCACATCCAGGCCTGCTGGGGCCAGCAGACAGGGCCCTGCCTGGCTCCTTGCTGGAGCAGGGGAGCGTGATCTTGGCACTATCAGACATGGAGCAGAAGCTTGAAGCTCAGGTCAACAGGAACACCATCTACAGCACACTGGTCACCTGTGTGACATTTGTGGCCACTCTGCCCGTGCTCTACGTGCTCTTCAGGGCCAGCTAG
- the CCDC51 gene encoding mitochondrial potassium channel isoform X1 has translation MTGRSTVFAMQHVLGAPRVVWRGLLGRDLFMARTLCSPGPSQPREKRPEEVALGLYRRLTALGRALGHDIHQRASSTATTWWERYEEFVGLSEVREAQGNVTEAEKVFMVARGLVREAREDLEVHQAKLKEVRDRLDRISREDIQYLELATLEHRLLQEEKRLRATYLRAEDSEREKFSLFSAAVRESHEKERTRAERTKNWSLIGSVLGALIGVAGSTYVNRVRLQELKALLLEAQKGPVSLQEAIREQASSYSLQQRDLHDLMVDLRGLVQAGSGLSSGTQAGTSPTRDRDTDVLSAALKEQLSHSRQVHSCLEGLRERLDGLEKTFSQTAEVVQLAKAAAHPGLLGPADRALPGSLLEQGSVILALSDMEQKLEAQVNRNTIYSTLVTCVTFVATLPVLYVLFRAS, from the exons ATGACAGGGCGCAGCACTGTGTTTGCCATGCAGCACGTCCTCGGTGCGCCCCGTGTGGTGTGGAGAGGCCTCCTTGGAAGGGACCTCTTTATGGCCAGGACTCTCTGCAGCCCAGGCCCTAGCCAGCCCAGAGAGAAAAGACCTGAGGAGGTGGCTCTTGGGCTGTACCGCCGCCTCACAGCTCTGGGAAGAGCCCTGGGGCACGACATTCATCAGCGAGCATCGTCCACAGCCACGACTTGGTGGGAAAGATACGAAGAGTTTGTCGGACTCAGTGAAGTTCGAGAGGCCCAGGGAAATGTGACTGAG GCAGAGAAAGTGTTCATGGTGGCTCGAGGGCTTGTACGAGAGGCTCGGGAGGACTTGGAAGTTCACCAGGCCAagctgaaggaggtgagggaccGCTTGGACCGCATCTCCAGAGAGGATATCCAGTACCTAGAACTGGCTACGCTGGAGCACCGGCTGCTGCAA GAGGAGAAGAGGCTTCGTGCAACCTATCTGCGTGCTGAAGACTCTGAGCGAGAGAagttctccctcttctctgcggCTGTGCGGGAAAGTCACGAGAAGGAGCGTACTCGAGCTGAGAGGACCAAGAACTGGTCCCTCATCGGGTCAGTTCTGGGGGCCTTGATTGGTGTGGCTGGCTCCACCTATGTGAACCGTGTGCGGCTACAGGAGCTGAAGGCCTTGCTCTTAGAGGCGCAGAAGGGGCCTGTGAGCCTCCAGGAGGCCATCCGAGAACAGGCATCCAGCTACTCCCTCCAGCAGAGGGACCTCCACGACCTCATGGTGGACCTAAGGGGCCTGGTACAAGCTGGCTCCGGGCTGAGCTCTGGGACCCAGGCAGGTACTTCCCCCACCcgagacagagacacagatgtCCTTTCAGCTGCCTTGAAAGAGCAGCTCAGCCATTCCAGGCAGGTCCATTCATGTTTAGAGGGTTTACGAGAGCGGCTTGATGGCTTGGAAAAGACTTTCAGCCAAACGGCTGAGGTGGTTCAGCTTGCGAAGGCTGCAGCACATCCAGGCCTGCTGGGGCCAGCAGACAGGGCCCTGCCTGGCTCCTTGCTGGAGCAGGGGAGCGTGATCTTGGCACTATCAGACATGGAGCAGAAGCTTGAAGCTCAGGTCAACAGGAACACCATCTACAGCACACTGGTCACCTGTGTGACATTTGTGGCCACTCTGCCCGTGCTCTACGTGCTCTTCAGGGCCAGCTAG
- the LOC125928762 gene encoding proline-rich protein 2-like: MPPALQIPPCGPQLRPAEAENHGGAARVFLSAEKCGPNSQDRSCPPLTRAAPAWRHRAPGPSPPRGLTATPGPPPRAPDSPPGRAPREERAEAGAGRCGLGICARRPRCPPRPPEVAPAAPQLLPGDRGAEKRARCPPLPPRRCHRREQRRQSRVGRAGLRSFPPRPPGRPPPARRPGQAGSSRESRARGPEPPGTPHSSPAGSALAEGGGLDPSLWGRWLLGGGSHGNAGRGQASGGRGAEPRALAARPHPIPPLPGHTCALRRNRNQESSRDGRGRGGGWRVWRPQVLQHLGP; the protein is encoded by the exons ATGCCGCCGGCCCTGCAG ATCCCTCCTTGTGGGCCCCAGCTAAGGCCTGCTGAAGCAGAAAACCATG GCGGAGCCGCCAGAGTTTTCCTCAGTGCGGAGAAGTGTGGTCCCAACTCTCAGGACCGAAGCTGCCCACCACTCACCCGGGCTGCCCCTGCCTGGCGGCATCGGGCCccgggcccctcccccccccggggCCTCACCGCCACCCCCgggcccccgccccgggccccggACTCACCACCCGGCCGGGCCCCGCGGGAGGAGCGCGCCGAGGCGGGCGCCGGCCGCTGCGGGCTCGGGATCTGCGCGCGGCGGCCTcgctgccccccccgccccccggaggTGGCTCCGGCGGCGCCGCAGCTGTTACCCGGAGACCGAGGGGCGGAAAAGCGCGCCCGCTGCCCGCCCCTCCCGCCGCGGCGCTGCCACCGCCGGGAACAAAGGAGACAAAGCCGCGTCGGCCGGGCCGGGCTTCGCTCCTTCCCCCCGCGCCCGCCGGgccgccctccccccgcccgccgcccagGCCAGGCCGGAAGCAGCCGGGAGAGCCGGGCGCGCGGCCCCGAGCCGCCCGGGACCCCGCATTCCAGCCCTGCGGGCTCCGCACTTGCCGAGGGCGGGGGACTCGACCCCTCCCTGTGGGGGCGCTGGCTGCTGGGCGGCGGTAGCCACGGCAACGCGGGTCGCGGCCAGGCGAGCGGAGGGCGAGGAGCAGAGCCCAGAGCTCTGGCTGCCCGACCCCACCCCATCCCGCCCCTGCCGGGCCATACCTGCGCGCTGCGCAGGAACCGGAATCAAGAGTCCTCCCGGGatgggcggggccgggggggggggtggcgcgtTTGGCGCCCACAGGTGTTGCAG CACCTGGGGCCGTGA